In Psychrobium sp. MM17-31, a single window of DNA contains:
- a CDS encoding TetR/AcrR family transcriptional regulator has translation MNKTTLSKGEQTKLQIIQAAAKLIYQQGFNHTGMAQVLKTAGVSKGSFYFHFKDKDELGHAVVDHYRQQFKQSLPLHLQHPTLGSLDKISAFHHFYYQQFENANFAFGCPIGNLTQELTDLCPVFAAKLNTSLNSMSLAFAEVIKQGQKTGEINPDIDTEQTANFIVESWEGAILRMKALNNGDSLNRWHKFTRQLLT, from the coding sequence ATGAACAAAACCACACTATCAAAAGGCGAGCAAACCAAGTTGCAGATTATTCAAGCTGCGGCGAAGCTCATCTATCAACAAGGCTTTAATCACACAGGGATGGCCCAAGTTTTAAAAACTGCTGGCGTATCCAAAGGCTCATTCTATTTTCATTTTAAAGATAAGGATGAATTGGGTCATGCCGTGGTTGATCATTATCGACAACAGTTCAAGCAAAGCCTGCCATTGCATTTGCAGCATCCAACGTTGGGTAGTTTGGATAAAATTAGCGCCTTTCACCATTTTTATTATCAACAGTTCGAGAATGCAAATTTTGCATTTGGCTGCCCTATCGGCAACCTGACACAAGAATTGACCGATCTTTGCCCAGTGTTTGCTGCAAAACTCAACACTAGCCTCAACAGCATGTCGCTAGCCTTTGCTGAAGTGATAAAACAAGGGCAAAAGACTGGTGAAATTAACCCTGATATCGATACCGAGCAAACAGCTAATTTCATTGTCGAAAGCTGGGAAGGTGCTATTTTGCGCATGAAAGCACTTAATAATGGCGATTCTCTCAATCGCTGGCATAAATTTACACGCCAATTGCTGACTTAA